A genomic segment from Salvia splendens isolate huo1 chromosome 13, SspV2, whole genome shotgun sequence encodes:
- the LOC121761846 gene encoding phosphoprotein ECPP44-like isoform X2 yields MTDPKEEKHTLMDELRRTHSQSSCSSDEEGGERKKKKGLKEEIKDILSSKKEGEDIVPIQEGNAAVEQPEEEKGFLEKVIEKLPGQHKNGDVETPPAATEHEPGCENNEKKGIIDKEKLPGHHKKSENEVKN; encoded by the exons GAAGCACACGCTCATGGATGAGCTTCGACGCACTCACAGCCAATCCAGCTGC TCTAGTGATGAAGAAGGcggagagaggaagaagaaaaaggGGTTGAAAGAGGAGATCAAGGATATACTATCTAGCAAAAAAGAGGGAGAAGACATCGTCCCCATCCAAGAAGGAAATGCTGCTGTGGAGCAACCCGAAGAGGAGAAGGGATTCCTGGAGAAGGTGATAGAGAAACTCCCAGGGCAGCACAAGAATGGTGACGTAGAAACTCCTCCTGCTGCAACAGAGCATGAGCCGGGATGTGAGAATAATGAGAAGAAGGGCATAATAGACAAGGAGAAGTTACCAGGACACCATAAGAAGAGTGAAAATGAGGTCAAGAACTGA